From a single Nostoc sp. MS1 genomic region:
- a CDS encoding PadR family transcriptional regulator encodes MDGREFYSSLIRLHILHHAVHEPIFGLGIIEELARHGYKLSAGTLYPMLHDMERKGYLYSVEEKLGRQNRRLYRATDLGKTTLENAKEKVRELFGELFAE; translated from the coding sequence ATGGATGGACGCGAGTTTTACTCAAGCTTGATTCGGCTTCACATTTTGCACCATGCAGTCCATGAGCCAATTTTTGGGCTAGGGATCATTGAAGAATTAGCGCGTCACGGTTATAAACTAAGCGCCGGCACACTATACCCCATGCTGCACGACATGGAACGTAAGGGTTATTTATATTCTGTAGAAGAAAAACTAGGCAGACAAAACCGCAGACTCTACAGAGCCACAGATTTAGGTAAAACGACTCTGGAGAATGCCAAAGAGAAGGTAAGAGAATTGTTTGGAGAATTGTTTGCGGAGTAA
- a CDS encoding chromate transporter yields the protein MTQEAEDIQQEQEAVSYDALTRSQQRQRLTELASVFLRLGVIAFGGPAAHIAMMDNEVVNRRQWMSREKLLDLLGITNLIPGPNSTELAIHIGYERGGWRGLLVAGSCFILPAMLIVWALAAIYARYQTVPQVEWLLYGIKPVIIAIVLQAVWNLGKKAAKDTPTIIAGVVAIAPYFAGLNEILLLILLGIAVMLLKNWRGRTSTAFLLPFSGVLAQVGTTTAAVTSVSWVSVFVFFLKIGCVLYGSGYVLLAFLQRDLVERNQWLTSQQLLDAVAIGQFTPGPVFTTATFIGYLLAGNAGAIAGTIGIFLPAFVLVWVVNPWVNKLRQSPLASGFLDGVNAASLGLMAGVTYTLGRAAIVDWLTIILAIVSAIAVFRFKINSAWLVLAGGVIGLATHTFR from the coding sequence GTGACACAGGAAGCTGAAGACATCCAGCAAGAGCAAGAAGCGGTTTCCTATGATGCTCTGACTCGCAGCCAACAACGGCAAAGATTAACAGAACTAGCATCAGTCTTTTTACGGCTGGGGGTGATTGCCTTTGGTGGCCCGGCTGCCCACATTGCCATGATGGATAATGAGGTGGTGAACCGTCGTCAATGGATGAGCCGGGAAAAACTACTGGATTTGTTGGGAATTACAAATTTGATTCCTGGCCCCAACTCGACAGAATTAGCCATTCATATTGGCTACGAGCGAGGCGGATGGCGTGGTTTATTAGTAGCGGGTAGTTGCTTTATTTTGCCTGCAATGCTCATCGTTTGGGCATTAGCTGCCATTTATGCGCGTTATCAAACTGTGCCGCAGGTGGAATGGTTGCTTTATGGCATTAAGCCTGTAATTATTGCGATTGTGCTTCAGGCGGTGTGGAATTTGGGTAAAAAGGCAGCCAAGGATACACCAACAATTATTGCAGGTGTGGTGGCGATCGCCCCCTACTTTGCTGGGTTGAATGAAATTTTGCTGCTAATTTTGCTAGGTATCGCCGTCATGCTGCTGAAGAATTGGCGAGGGCGTACAAGCACAGCATTTCTATTACCTTTCTCTGGTGTTCTCGCTCAAGTCGGGACAACGACAGCCGCAGTTACATCAGTTAGTTGGGTAAGCGTCTTTGTGTTTTTTCTGAAAATTGGCTGTGTTCTCTATGGTAGTGGTTATGTGTTGCTGGCATTCCTACAACGGGATTTAGTCGAACGTAACCAGTGGCTAACATCACAACAGCTTTTAGATGCAGTAGCCATTGGCCAGTTTACACCGGGGCCAGTCTTTACCACCGCTACATTTATCGGCTACTTGCTGGCAGGAAATGCCGGAGCGATCGCAGGTACAATTGGAATCTTCTTACCAGCTTTCGTGTTGGTGTGGGTAGTGAATCCTTGGGTAAATAAGTTACGCCAATCCCCTTTAGCTAGCGGCTTTCTTGATGGTGTCAACGCTGCCTCACTCGGACTAATGGCAGGAGTCACATATACACTAGGACGAGCCGCAATAGTAGATTGGTTAACAATTATTTTAGCTATTGTGAGTGCGATCGCTGTATTTCGCTTCAAAATCAATTCTGCCTGGCTAGTCCTAGCAGGCGGAGTCATAGGACTAGCCACACACACATTTAGATAA
- a CDS encoding SDR family oxidoreductase, translating into MTSGINEDLVLVVGATGGVGQLVVGKLLEKGVKVRTLTRNAEKANKMFDNKVEVFVGDIREANTLPAAVDEVTHIICCTGTTAFPSGRWEFDPQPNFFEWGQIFLDANYREAKAKNTPAKVDAEGVANLVAAAPQNLKRFVFVSSVGILRKDQPPFSILNAFGVLDAKQKGEQAIINSGLPYTIIRPGRLIDGPYTSYDLNTLLKATTGGKLDVVIGKGDTLAGDASRIDVAAACVESIFYSASEGQIFELVNKGTRPPTIDWEKLFSQLG; encoded by the coding sequence ATGACTTCTGGAATAAATGAAGATTTGGTACTGGTGGTTGGTGCTACGGGTGGGGTAGGACAGCTTGTGGTAGGTAAGCTGTTAGAGAAAGGTGTGAAAGTTCGGACTCTGACGCGGAATGCAGAAAAAGCCAACAAGATGTTTGATAACAAAGTAGAAGTTTTTGTTGGCGATATCCGTGAAGCAAATACACTTCCAGCCGCAGTTGATGAAGTCACTCACATTATTTGCTGTACCGGAACTACAGCTTTTCCCTCTGGTAGATGGGAGTTTGACCCACAACCCAATTTCTTTGAATGGGGACAGATTTTTCTAGATGCTAACTATCGAGAAGCAAAAGCAAAAAATACTCCCGCTAAGGTTGATGCAGAAGGTGTAGCTAACTTAGTCGCCGCCGCGCCTCAGAATTTGAAAAGATTTGTTTTTGTCTCCTCTGTGGGTATTCTTCGCAAGGATCAGCCACCTTTTAGCATTTTGAATGCCTTTGGTGTGTTGGATGCCAAACAAAAGGGAGAGCAAGCAATTATTAATTCAGGATTGCCTTATACTATTATCCGCCCAGGACGTTTGATTGATGGCCCTTATACTTCTTATGACCTGAATACCCTCTTAAAAGCAACCACAGGCGGAAAGCTTGATGTCGTTATCGGGAAGGGCGATACCTTAGCAGGTGATGCTAGTAGAATTGATGTTGCCGCAGCTTGTGTGGAATCTATTTTTTATTCAGCTAGTGAAGGGCAAATTTTTGAGTTGGTAAATAAGGGAACAAGACCGCCTACAATTGATTGGGAAAAACTTTTTTCTCAGTTGGGTTAG
- a CDS encoding DUF2079 domain-containing protein, with protein sequence MYQEGKIGYPVWIICVSIVILLAASSLRHELFQSTAFDLGIFDQAVYLISQGKEPVTTIQGFHILGDHAAWIFYPLALLYKIYPSVYWLFAVQAIALGIAALPIWYLSLQAGLKESQAIAIMLAYLLYPLVFNANLFDFHPEVIAVPLLLSTVLAARLQKIGWFCLSIIVVLGCKAVLSLTVAAMGVWFIFFEKRRLYGAIALGASVAWFFIATQVIIPHFSGAEAGAVGRYSYLGDSVLGIAKNLVMQPQLILGKVFSLDNLGYLILVLVPVIWGISLQSLTPLVAGIPCLVLNILADYQPQKDLVHQYSLPLLPFLILTVISTLAAGKGWLQHRRAIIIWSLVGFLSLAKFTHFGGKYLESVDTWQATKQAIAQIQTKDPVYTTAQIAPHLTNREIIYFTNETATAVNLDNFNYVLLNIRHPGWASSQTFASKLVAKLQSKANFQIKVQRNDVYLFVKK encoded by the coding sequence ATGTATCAAGAAGGTAAAATTGGTTATCCTGTATGGATAATATGCGTAAGTATTGTAATTCTCTTAGCAGCTAGTAGCTTACGACATGAGTTATTTCAATCAACAGCTTTTGATTTAGGCATTTTTGATCAAGCTGTTTATTTAATTAGTCAGGGTAAAGAGCCAGTAACTACCATACAGGGTTTTCATATTCTTGGCGACCATGCAGCTTGGATTTTCTATCCCTTGGCTTTACTATACAAAATTTATCCTAGCGTATATTGGTTATTTGCTGTTCAGGCGATCGCACTAGGTATAGCTGCATTACCAATTTGGTATTTATCCCTACAAGCAGGCTTAAAGGAAAGTCAAGCGATCGCAATCATGCTCGCGTATCTTTTATATCCTTTGGTATTTAATGCCAATTTATTCGATTTTCACCCAGAAGTAATAGCTGTACCTCTACTTTTATCTACTGTGTTAGCAGCACGTTTACAAAAAATAGGATGGTTTTGTCTAAGTATTATTGTGGTGTTGGGATGTAAGGCTGTACTATCTCTCACTGTTGCAGCAATGGGAGTTTGGTTTATTTTCTTTGAAAAGCGGCGTTTATATGGTGCGATCGCTCTTGGTGCTAGTGTAGCTTGGTTTTTTATAGCTACTCAGGTAATTATTCCCCATTTTAGTGGTGCAGAAGCAGGTGCAGTAGGACGTTATAGTTATTTAGGTGACTCAGTTTTGGGTATTGCTAAAAATTTAGTGATGCAGCCCCAATTAATTCTGGGAAAAGTATTTTCTCTAGATAATTTAGGTTATCTAATTTTGGTTTTAGTACCAGTAATATGGGGAATTTCTCTGCAAAGTTTAACCCCTTTAGTCGCTGGGATTCCTTGTTTAGTGCTGAATATTTTGGCTGATTACCAACCACAAAAAGATTTAGTACATCAATATTCTCTACCTTTGCTACCATTTTTAATTTTAACGGTGATATCAACCCTCGCCGCAGGTAAGGGATGGTTACAACACAGAAGAGCTATTATTATTTGGTCATTAGTTGGTTTCTTGAGTTTGGCAAAATTTACGCATTTTGGGGGTAAATATTTAGAGTCTGTAGATACTTGGCAGGCTACAAAACAAGCGATCGCCCAAATCCAAACAAAAGACCCCGTTTATACCACAGCACAAATTGCACCACATTTAACTAATAGAGAAATTATTTACTTTACTAATGAAACTGCAACAGCAGTTAATTTAGATAATTTTAATTATGTTCTACTGAATATTCGTCACCCAGGCTGGGCAAGTAGTCAGACATTCGCTAGTAAATTGGTTGCTAAACTACAAAGTAAGGCAAATTTTCAAATTAAAGTTCAACGCAATGATGTTTATTTATTTGTCAAAAAATAG
- a CDS encoding ArnT family glycosyltransferase translates to MYSITEKKILVCLSVAALTLWLIFLGECPLRDWDEGTIAQVARDIWQAPSGSFRWLYPTLAGEPYHNKPPLMHLLIAWAYSIGGVNEWTTRLPGAVITASGVPLLYLLGRLLFGRSLPALFAALVYLTMLPVVRHGRLAMLDGTVITFFLLALYCLLKARHNQRYALGVGVSLGLIALTKGMIVFLLGGIAGLFLLIDKQFFLLRSPYLWLGLFLGNAPAIAWHIAQLQYYGSNFLQTNLQSQSFNRLFQSVEGHSGPPWYYLLEILKYSFPWLLFLPGGIILAWKKRLTSWGCLILVGTIVYLVSISIMRTKLPWYVMPIYPFLALAIGVKLAEVWEHRQVKSKAWVVLFAILAIAGLGGCIYFTITKPQPVLIAMSLVLGVSMAIVSWLVSRSDRNFIPILFVGMYAVLFLFMSSQVWIWELNEAFPVKPVAALIRQHVPPATKIYTSFAYGRPSLDFYCNCKVMPADFSDLQLRENNYWLTDTVALDKINLAESQILGKAENFTLVKTSTK, encoded by the coding sequence ATGTACTCAATCACAGAAAAAAAAATATTAGTATGTTTATCGGTTGCTGCTTTAACTTTGTGGCTAATATTTTTAGGTGAATGTCCTCTGCGTGATTGGGACGAGGGTACAATAGCACAAGTCGCTCGTGATATTTGGCAAGCTCCATCAGGTTCTTTTCGTTGGCTTTATCCCACCTTAGCAGGGGAACCTTATCATAATAAGCCGCCTTTAATGCACTTGTTAATTGCTTGGGCTTACTCTATTGGTGGTGTAAATGAGTGGACAACTCGTCTTCCTGGTGCAGTCATAACTGCGTCTGGTGTACCTTTGTTGTATTTATTAGGAAGATTATTGTTTGGTCGCAGTTTACCAGCTTTATTTGCTGCCTTAGTGTATTTAACTATGCTACCTGTGGTACGACACGGCAGGCTGGCGATGTTAGACGGTACAGTTATCACTTTTTTCTTATTAGCACTATATTGTTTGCTGAAAGCACGCCATAATCAGAGATATGCTTTAGGCGTAGGTGTAAGTTTAGGGTTAATTGCCCTGACTAAAGGCATGATTGTTTTCCTATTGGGGGGAATTGCTGGGTTATTTCTCCTCATAGATAAACAGTTTTTCTTATTAAGAAGTCCTTATTTATGGCTGGGGTTATTTTTAGGAAATGCACCTGCGATCGCTTGGCATATCGCTCAATTGCAATATTATGGTAGTAATTTCTTACAAACCAATTTACAATCACAAAGTTTTAACCGTCTTTTTCAATCGGTAGAAGGACATAGCGGCCCACCTTGGTATTATTTATTAGAAATACTGAAATATAGTTTTCCCTGGCTATTGTTTTTACCGGGAGGAATCATTCTTGCTTGGAAGAAACGCCTTACTTCCTGGGGTTGTTTAATTCTTGTTGGCACAATTGTTTACTTAGTAAGCATTTCCATCATGAGAACAAAACTGCCTTGGTATGTTATGCCTATATATCCATTTTTAGCTTTGGCAATTGGTGTTAAATTAGCTGAGGTTTGGGAACATCGCCAGGTTAAATCAAAAGCTTGGGTAGTTTTATTTGCAATTCTAGCGATCGCAGGTTTAGGTGGCTGTATTTACTTTACAATTACCAAGCCTCAGCCTGTATTAATTGCCATGAGCCTTGTTTTAGGTGTGAGTATGGCTATAGTATCATGGCTCGTGAGTAGGAGCGATCGCAACTTTATTCCTATTTTATTTGTTGGGATGTATGCGGTTTTATTTCTATTTATGAGTTCGCAAGTATGGATTTGGGAATTAAACGAAGCATTTCCAGTCAAACCAGTTGCAGCATTAATTCGTCAACACGTTCCACCAGCAACGAAAATCTATACTTCTTTTGCTTATGGTCGTCCTAGTTTGGATTTTTATTGTAATTGTAAAGTCATGCCTGCCGATTTTTCAGATTTACAATTAAGAGAAAATAATTATTGGTTAACAGATACAGTGGCGTTAGACAAAATCAATTTAGCTGAAAGTCAAATTTTAGGTAAGGCTGAAAACTTTACTTTAGTGAAAACATCTACAAAGTAA
- a CDS encoding polysaccharide deacetylase family protein, with protein MENNKSFLWPQGILFALLAISASLSVGVMMLFKPNTSDAQIKTNINSINTITTPAKVGTSRQIEKLKSMMLNSLQQEARNKGLSDGVPSRFQGAIIKSANVNQSQKVIALTFDDGPWPQSTAQVLDILKQNNIKATFFVVGQNVKNYPDLLKRVVAEGHTVGNHTWHHWYHFMNPQVAAYEVANTAKLIYQITGVKTDLFRPPGGMMNNGLVSYAKNNKYAVIMWSSDSADYSRPGVSRLINNVFRPAQPGGIVLMHDGGGNRSQTIKALPEIISRFRKQGYSFVTVPELLEMQEKNEKLIANKKQK; from the coding sequence GTGGAAAACAATAAATCGTTTCTCTGGCCACAAGGAATATTATTTGCATTGTTAGCTATTAGTGCCAGTTTGAGTGTAGGAGTAATGATGTTGTTTAAACCAAACACTTCCGATGCTCAAATTAAAACAAATATAAATAGTATAAATACAATTACTACACCAGCTAAAGTCGGAACTAGTCGGCAAATTGAGAAATTAAAATCAATGATGCTGAATAGTTTACAACAAGAAGCTAGAAATAAAGGTTTGTCCGATGGTGTACCATCACGTTTTCAAGGAGCAATTATTAAATCAGCAAACGTTAACCAATCTCAAAAAGTAATTGCATTAACTTTTGATGATGGCCCTTGGCCTCAAAGCACCGCACAAGTATTAGATATTCTTAAACAAAATAATATTAAAGCGACCTTTTTTGTAGTTGGGCAAAATGTCAAAAATTACCCAGATTTATTAAAAAGAGTGGTGGCTGAAGGTCATACAGTTGGCAACCATACTTGGCATCACTGGTATCACTTTATGAATCCTCAAGTAGCAGCTTATGAAGTTGCTAATACAGCGAAGCTTATCTATCAAATAACAGGTGTGAAAACTGACTTATTTCGTCCGCCTGGAGGTATGATGAACAATGGATTAGTTTCCTATGCCAAAAATAATAAGTATGCCGTAATTATGTGGTCTTCTGACTCGGCAGACTATTCCCGTCCCGGTGTATCAAGATTAATTAATAATGTGTTTAGACCAGCACAACCAGGCGGAATTGTACTCATGCACGATGGCGGCGGGAACCGTTCCCAAACTATCAAAGCTTTACCAGAAATTATTAGTAGATTTCGCAAGCAAGGTTACAGCTTTGTTACTGTCCCTGAACTTTTAGAAATGCAAGAGAAAAACGAAAAATTAATTGCTAATAAAAAACAAAAGTGA
- a CDS encoding glutamate synthase-related protein produces MTDKPMNQDQNITANIINSGDTYQGPKWLVEERDACGVGFIAHRQNQASHEIVSKALGALTCLEHRGGCSADQDSGDGAGILTAIPWELLQQDYSPGQIDFLSSNNIAVGMIFLPQDLQVAQKAKYVFEQIVTEEKFALLGWREVPVRPELLGVQAKENQPRIEQVFLAADNSGDALERQLFIARKRLFKAVKSISEEFYICSLSSRTIVYKGMVRSAVLGEFYLDLQNPAYKSAFAVYHRRFSTNTMPKWPLAQPMRLLGHNGEINTLLGNINWMMAREANLGHPVWDHRFDELKPLVLLGNSDSATLDNVLELLVHSGRSPLEALMIMVPEAYQNQPSLQNYPEIVDFYEYYSGLQEAWDGPALLVFGDGKTVGATLDRNGLRPARYVITKDDYIVVASEAGVVDFPEANIVEKGRLGPGQMIAVDLVNHEILKNWEIKQRIAKQHPYGEWLQKYRQELKQVNSSANGNGNGNGNGHHVVKEIDRENLLRQQLAFGYTTEDVEMVIQPMASTGSEPTFCMGDDIPLAVLSEKPHLLYDYFKQRFAQVTNPAIDPLREKLVMSLKVELGERGNLLEPKPEYARRLKLESPVLTTAELETIKLSGFATAQLSTLFAIANGPDSLKAAVQALQKQAAESVRAGAKILILSDRAGEGVGTEYSYIPPLLAVGAVHHYLIREGLRTKTSLIVDTAQCWSTHHFACLIGYGAGAVCPYMTLDTVRAWWSDPSTQQFMERGKIPAISLEQAIANYRKAVESGLLKILSKMGISLLSSYQAAQIFEAIGIGGDLLELGFQGTASRIGGLSVRELAQEILSIHIKAFPDLALTKLENLGFVNYRPTGEYHMNNPKLAKALHEAVDGKKYDHYEVYKQYLQNRPITALRDLLDFHSDRSPIPVEEVESVSDIVKRFCTGGMSLGALSREAHEVLAIAMNRIGGKSNSGEGGEDPVRYKVLDDVDASGHSPTLPHLRGLRNGDTASSAIKQVASGRFGVTPEYLASAKQIEIKIAQGAKPGEGGQLPGPKVSQYIAMLRRSKPGVTLISPPPHHDIYSIEDLAQLIFDLHQINPKAQVSVKLVAEVGIGTIAAGVAKANADIIQISGHDGGTGASPLSSIKHAGSPWELGLSEVHRVLMENSLRDRVVLRVDGGLKSGWDVLIGALMGAEEFGFGSIAMIAEGCIMARICHTNNCPVGVASQKEELRKRFTGIPEHVVNFFYFIAEEVRGLLAKLGYRSLSEIIGRADILTNRKDAKLTKTQSLNLNCLLQLPDTRNNRSWLVHEEVHSNGPVVDDQLLADVEIQAAIRNQSTVTKTLPIVNTDRTLGARLAGAIASQYGDSGFEGQINLNFTGSVGQSFGAFNLPGIILTLEGEANDYVGKGMHGGEIIIKPPADATYDPAQNVIVGNTCLYGATGGVLYANGLGGERFAVRNSKGVAVIEGAGDHCCEYMTGGVIVVLGKVGRNVAAGMTGGLAYFLDEDGSFPELVNCEIVKIQRVLTAAGEKQLQELIKAHAERTGSPKAKFILQNWQEYLPKFWQLVPPSEAESAEANPQAVVEKHLSSV; encoded by the coding sequence ATGACTGATAAACCGATGAATCAAGACCAAAATATCACAGCAAATATTATCAATTCAGGGGACACCTACCAAGGGCCGAAGTGGTTAGTAGAAGAACGGGATGCCTGTGGTGTAGGTTTTATAGCTCATCGTCAAAATCAAGCCAGCCACGAAATTGTCTCTAAAGCTTTAGGGGCTTTGACTTGTCTAGAACATCGGGGTGGTTGTAGTGCAGACCAAGATTCCGGTGATGGTGCTGGTATATTAACTGCCATTCCTTGGGAGTTATTGCAACAAGATTATTCCCCAGGACAGATAGACTTTTTGTCTAGTAATAATATTGCGGTGGGGATGATATTTCTCCCCCAAGATTTACAAGTAGCGCAAAAAGCCAAATACGTTTTTGAGCAAATAGTCACTGAAGAAAAATTCGCCTTACTGGGCTGGCGAGAAGTTCCTGTAAGACCTGAATTATTAGGGGTACAAGCTAAAGAAAATCAACCCCGCATTGAGCAAGTTTTTCTAGCCGCAGATAACAGTGGTGATGCGCTAGAAAGGCAATTGTTTATTGCTCGCAAACGCCTATTCAAAGCTGTAAAGAGCATTTCGGAAGAATTTTACATTTGTTCTTTATCCAGCCGCACGATTGTTTATAAAGGCATGGTGCGATCGGCAGTTTTGGGAGAGTTTTATCTAGACTTACAAAACCCAGCTTATAAGAGTGCGTTTGCTGTATATCACCGCCGCTTTAGTACCAACACCATGCCCAAGTGGCCCTTAGCCCAACCGATGCGGCTATTGGGTCATAACGGGGAAATTAACACCCTGTTGGGTAATATTAACTGGATGATGGCCAGAGAAGCTAACTTGGGTCATCCAGTATGGGATCATCGCTTTGATGAACTCAAGCCATTAGTTTTGTTGGGTAATAGTGACTCGGCAACCCTAGATAACGTCCTAGAATTATTGGTACATTCTGGACGCAGCCCCTTGGAAGCCTTGATGATTATGGTTCCAGAGGCTTATCAAAACCAACCATCTTTGCAAAACTATCCAGAGATTGTTGATTTTTACGAATATTACAGTGGTTTGCAAGAAGCATGGGACGGCCCAGCACTGTTAGTATTTGGTGATGGTAAAACAGTAGGCGCAACATTAGACCGTAACGGCTTAAGACCTGCGCGTTATGTAATTACCAAAGATGACTACATTGTTGTAGCTTCCGAAGCTGGGGTTGTGGATTTCCCAGAAGCCAATATTGTGGAGAAGGGTAGACTCGGCCCAGGACAGATGATTGCTGTGGATCTAGTCAACCATGAAATCCTCAAGAATTGGGAAATTAAACAGCGTATCGCCAAGCAGCATCCTTATGGGGAATGGTTGCAAAAATATCGTCAGGAACTAAAACAAGTTAATAGTTCTGCCAATGGTAACGGTAACGGTAACGGCAATGGTCATCATGTAGTCAAAGAAATTGACAGAGAAAACTTACTGCGTCAACAATTGGCTTTTGGTTACACCACAGAAGATGTGGAAATGGTCATCCAACCAATGGCCAGCACTGGATCTGAACCGACTTTCTGCATGGGTGATGATATTCCTTTGGCGGTGCTGTCAGAGAAGCCCCACTTGTTGTATGACTATTTCAAACAGCGTTTTGCCCAAGTAACCAACCCAGCAATTGACCCACTACGGGAAAAGTTGGTGATGTCTTTGAAGGTGGAGTTGGGTGAACGCGGTAACTTATTGGAACCGAAGCCAGAATACGCCAGACGGCTGAAATTAGAGTCACCAGTCTTAACAACAGCAGAGTTGGAAACAATCAAGCTGTCAGGATTTGCTACAGCACAGTTGTCAACCCTATTTGCGATCGCCAACGGCCCAGATAGTCTAAAAGCCGCAGTGCAAGCTTTACAAAAACAAGCGGCTGAATCTGTGCGTGCTGGGGCAAAAATTCTCATTTTGAGCGATCGCGCAGGTGAAGGTGTTGGCACAGAATATAGTTACATTCCTCCCTTGTTGGCGGTGGGTGCAGTCCATCACTATTTAATTCGTGAAGGATTGAGAACGAAGACATCTTTAATTGTCGATACTGCCCAATGCTGGAGTACACACCATTTTGCTTGTTTAATCGGCTATGGTGCGGGTGCTGTTTGCCCTTACATGACGTTGGATACAGTGCGTGCTTGGTGGTCTGACCCCTCAACTCAACAGTTCATGGAACGGGGTAAAATACCAGCCATTTCTTTAGAACAAGCGATCGCTAACTATCGCAAAGCTGTCGAGTCTGGGTTGTTGAAAATCCTCTCCAAGATGGGGATTTCCCTTCTGTCCAGCTATCAAGCAGCGCAGATATTTGAAGCCATTGGGATTGGTGGCGATTTACTGGAGTTGGGCTTCCAAGGTACAGCTTCCCGTATTGGCGGTTTGAGTGTGCGGGAGTTAGCCCAAGAAATACTTTCCATCCACATCAAGGCTTTCCCAGACCTAGCCCTCACTAAGTTAGAAAACTTGGGGTTTGTCAACTACCGTCCTACAGGCGAGTACCACATGAACAACCCCAAACTAGCAAAAGCACTGCATGAGGCGGTAGATGGCAAGAAATACGACCACTACGAAGTTTACAAACAGTATTTACAAAATAGACCAATTACAGCCCTGCGCGACTTGCTAGACTTCCACAGCGATCGCTCACCCATCCCTGTAGAAGAAGTAGAGTCAGTCAGTGATATTGTCAAACGCTTCTGTACTGGGGGGATGTCTTTGGGTGCGTTGTCACGGGAAGCCCATGAGGTATTGGCGATCGCTATGAACCGGATTGGTGGTAAATCCAACTCCGGGGAAGGTGGAGAAGACCCAGTACGTTACAAAGTTCTGGATGATGTGGATGCTTCTGGACATTCACCAACTCTGCCGCATTTGCGCGGTTTGCGGAATGGTGATACAGCTTCTAGTGCTATCAAGCAAGTTGCATCAGGGCGCTTTGGTGTAACACCTGAATATTTAGCCAGTGCTAAACAAATCGAAATCAAAATTGCCCAAGGTGCAAAACCAGGGGAAGGCGGACAACTACCAGGGCCGAAGGTCAGCCAATACATTGCGATGTTACGGCGGTCTAAGCCCGGTGTTACCTTGATTTCACCCCCACCCCACCATGACATCTATTCAATTGAAGACCTCGCACAACTAATATTCGACCTGCACCAAATTAACCCCAAAGCTCAAGTATCCGTAAAATTAGTGGCGGAAGTTGGTATCGGGACAATTGCAGCTGGTGTGGCTAAAGCCAACGCCGATATTATCCAAATTTCTGGACATGATGGTGGTACAGGTGCATCACCACTCTCATCGATTAAACACGCTGGTTCACCTTGGGAACTAGGTTTAAGTGAAGTGCATCGCGTCTTGATGGAAAATAGTTTGCGCGATCGCGTAGTTTTACGTGTAGATGGCGGTCTTAAGAGTGGTTGGGATGTGTTAATCGGGGCGTTGATGGGGGCAGAGGAATTTGGCTTCGGTTCCATCGCTATGATTGCCGAAGGTTGTATTATGGCGCGGATCTGCCACACCAATAACTGTCCTGTGGGTGTAGCTTCGCAAAAAGAAGAATTACGCAAGCGGTTTACAGGTATCCCTGAACACGTTGTCAATTTCTTCTACTTTATTGCTGAAGAAGTACGCGGTTTGTTAGCCAAACTTGGCTATCGTTCTTTATCAGAAATTATCGGTCGCGCTGACATTCTGACAAATCGTAAGGACGCAAAACTCACCAAAACTCAATCGCTCAACCTCAACTGCTTACTTCAGCTACCAGATACCAGAAATAACCGTAGTTGGTTAGTGCATGAAGAAGTCCACAGCAACGGCCCAGTTGTAGATGACCAGTTATTGGCTGATGTGGAAATTCAAGCTGCTATTCGCAACCAGTCTACAGTGACTAAGACCCTACCTATAGTCAATACTGACAGAACATTGGGAGCAAGACTAGCGGGGGCGATCGCATCTCAATATGGCGACAGTGGTTTTGAGGGACAAATTAACCTCAACTTCACAGGTAGCGTCGGTCAAAGCTTTGGTGCTTTCAACTTACCAGGAATTATCCTCACACTGGAAGGTGAAGCCAACGACTACGTAGGTAAGGGGATGCACGGTGGCGAAATTATTATCAAACCGCCAGCCGATGCTACTTACGATCCTGCTCAAAACGTGATTGTTGGTAACACCTGCCTTTACGGTGCTACTGGTGGGGTGTTGTATGCCAATGGTTTAGGCGGTGAACGCTTCGCTGTACGCAACTCCAAAGGTGTAGCAGTAATTGAAGGTGCTGGGGATCACTGTTGCGAGTACATGACAGGTGGTGTAATTGTCGTTCTTGGTAAAGTAGGACGCAACGTCGCGGCTGGGATGACTGGTGGACTAGCCTACTTCTTAGATGAAGATGGTTCATTCCCTGAATTAGTCAACTGCGAAATCGTCAAGATTCAACGTGTACTAACCGCAGCCGGAGAGAAACAATTGCAAGAATTAATTAAAGCTCATGCAGAACGTACAGGTTCACCAAAGGCTAAATTTATCTTGCAAAATTGGCAGGAATACTTGCCCAAGTTCTGGCAATTAGTACCACCTTCAGAAGCTGAAAGCGCAGAAGCTAACCCTCAAGCTGTAGTAGAGAAGCATCTGAGTTCAGTTTAA